The region GATACATTCCAttccctttcaaaaaaaaaaaaacaaaaaagaccctCAAGGGTAAGTGTAATAAAACATCtccaaggagaaagaagaaaattctcaaattcacccccaaccccagcttttaaatatttcctaaatCACCCCAAATGCAGATATTAGTTGATACTGGAGGAGCTTCGTAAAGATTATatcttctccctcctctccctggatATCTTTTCCCTCTACTTTTCTACCCACAAACACACATCCTATGTGACAAGTGGATATTTTTATCTTTGGTGAACAAACCAGCCTCAAGCTTGCTCTTCAAACTTGTTAGTACCTTGGGGACTGAAGCATGATTATATGCCTTGCAAAGCAGAACTCAAGACATGCATCAGCTAGATGACAGACAGAACAAGAGGGAAGGGTGAGTTCAGTCATTCgtcttttactttttgtttcacATCCATATTAATGTTATTTTATAGAGCACCCTAGATCTACAAACCTGTGTAGATGACAAAAGAGTTCCCTGGCTTTCAGTTTTTACCCATATGCCTCTCAGTTCTACCTGTCCTTCACCAAATTCAGCCCCAATCTTGGTTCTACCTTACTGCTCCTTTGATGGACTCTTGAACCATGGTGAGATCTTGCAActaggaaaagaatcaagaaGATGTCAAATTTCTGAAGGAATTGCTGTGCCCTTTAACATGGCCCCAATTACAAGTAAGTGATATGAAAGCAATTTGGAAGGGCTGTAATTGAGGCAGACTGTACATAGCAGATTTTCCAAATACTGCAGAGACCTCTAATGTCTGAAATCCTTCTTTTTTCTGACTGATGGCTTGAATTTTGCCATCTGAATCTTAATTCTTGGATTTAAGTCTTGGCACCTTTTGACTTCATTTGTACATTTCATTTGAATTCATTTGTGAATTTCACTTGAAATCATTTGTATGTTCTGCTGATAGACGTAAAAGAGCAAGACCTTAAAGGCACTGGGCTCTTGCCCAGTGAGAGCATGAGGTACCATGAAATCAGGAAAATCACAGAAAACCACAGTTTGGCTGAGGTTTTCCTTGTCACGATTCCATTTTTCTTGCATCCCCAACAGCAACTGTTAAGCTCAGATGAGGCATATTTGGTTATAAATTTTAACACTTTCTTGAAGCTGTGTCATAAAAGATGACTTGGGTGATAAATCATCTCTACCAGGTCCCATCAATTCCTGAGTGTCTTCCAGGTGCCAGGTGTTTAATTTTACTGTGTCATTGTATCTTCAACACAGCCTTGAAGGCTAGTGTTATTCACAAAGACGCAGCTCCAGTATCTATGAATCCAGTCCCCCCAAACTCTCTTTCTTCAGCTCTGTAAAACAGGGCTGGTGTTGATTACACATATACCATGGGATCATAGGGAGTCCAGATTCAGACCAAACTGAGCCTCCTGGAGTTTTCTGCAAGAATGATGGAGATTCCCTTCCTCTTTTAAGGGAAGAAGCACCTCTTTGTGAGCAGAGTTCAGCCATGTAACCTGCTTCACACAACCCTTACGATACCTTCCAGTTAAAGTTCTGGAATTACATTCAGGGCATCCATATGTGAGAATAAAACCCTGGAGAAGCATTTCCTCTTGTTTCAACTTGCCCAGCTTCACTGTCTGCTCCTGGGGATGGGACGTTTCATTCTTAGATATGAAAATTTTCCCTCCTAGTGGTAACATTCAGAACAGACTTCCAGCTGGCACATCAAACCCCCAGATTATTAAATTCTTCAACTTTACCCCTGGATACTTTTTATAAACCTCTGTGGTCCATCAGTGAACTCTTTATTTCCATAAGATAAGCACATTTAACCTATCACATGATGAGGAAGTGCTTCCCAAAAAAAAGCTGAGTTCCATAAATAATTCTTTAAGGAATATTCATTGCTGATAGCAATCACAGTCCCAATGTATTAAGCAAATACCACATCTCAAACCCATGAACATTTCACACATTACCTTAAGAGATCCTCAAACAACTCTGTTAAGTAGTTGCTGTTATCCGCattatgaaaatggagaaattgagactcagaacAGCTAAATGAGTTGCCCAACATCCCACCACTGGCAAGTGGCAGAGTCAAGATTAAAACCAGTCTTGTCCTAAAGCCTGTCCAGAATCATAACTACTACCTGATCCCACTCCCCTTTCTGCTTGCCTGAATAGGTGTCCCCATATAACTTGGACCACGCCGCGGACCTCGGGTTCCTACCTTATTAAATAGCTGACCAGCACAGAGTGGGATGAGGGCTCCAGCAGAGCTTTTTTGCTTAGATCACTTTCTCGTGGCTCTACGCCCGCAGCAGATTACTCCAAATTTTGCTACaagtccttttcttttcttccagggGAAAGAATCTCCTCCTGATTCTAGGAAGTCCCCACACCTTTCACAAACAGGTACGTAACCTCTGAACATAGGATAAAACTTAAAGCCATATTCCTAAGATTGGGATTGTAAGAGACCTCCTAAACCCTGCACAAATGATGGCATGGTTACAGCTAAAACGAGGTTCATGTTGTCTCACTATCCAAATTTGAGGGTTTTAATGCTGAAAAATCTGTAGCAGAAGCTATTAAGAGGGAAGGGATGAGCCCCAATTCCAAGGGCCTCTCTCTGTGCAAGTTCGGAGAAGAAAGTTAAGAAAGTCAAAGAGAACTTGACTGGCAGTGAGTAAATATGGATTGATTTATGAAAAACTGGGGATATTAAATTGAGATAGCGCGTCTAAATTGAGcaagaaaaattcaaaacaaacacagaaagtgTTACTTTGCAAATCGTCAAGTTACTAACTTGGGATGGTTTCTATCatatatgtaagttatagagAGTATGTTACCATGATGCAAACACCCACACGTATACACGTATACTTGCACATGAAAGGGGTACACCAAAATGTTAAGAGTCTTCATTTCAGGAGATGGAGCATCATAACTTCCAGTTTCAGGGTTTTTTGGTACATCAAGCAGGAACTGCACATGATTTTTAGGCTTAATATTTCACAGCTGTCTGCTGATCAAATCATTTTACAGTTCTCACATATTGctttaaattcataaaataacattttctttctgaaaaataaagtaaaatttgttGGATTTACTCTATTTTAAGAAGTAGATAGAATAGGCTGAAAATATAGCTTAAAAGACACTTAATTTTGTTGATTTCCCAATTTGGGGGTCAAGAACTGAAGAAGGATCAAGATATATTCCAAATGTTTATGAGTCATCCACCAAGAGCCACCAAGCCCTCTGACCACACTCTTCCTAGTGCCTCCTGCAGGGACAGGCCCTCAGCTTCAGAGAGCTACTGACGGCAGAGTTCTCCTCTGAGCTACGTGCACTGAAACTCAGTGTGGACGTGAGAGGTGATGATGGGAATCCTTACAGATGCAGATTGAATGGAATCCAGTCCTTGATCATCAAAGATGCTTCATATACCAAAAATTCTACGAATTTGATTTAGGATAGTTTGTAATTTAGGTTttaaacaatagcaacaacaaacaCTTGTAGAGTGCTTACTGTGGGCCAGGAATGTCCTAAAGGAGGTTGGGAAGATGATCGATAATtatgtaggtaggtagatagatagatagatagatagatagatagatagatagatagatagatagagacagacagacagacagacagacagacagctaaCTGATAGAGGTGATAGATATGATAGCTAGATCCTAAGAACAAAATGCTATTATTATCTCTAATTTCACAGGGAGTCATAGAGAGTTCAAGCGACCTTCCAAAGATCACACATCTATTAAGTGACAAAGCTGGGAACTGAATCCAGGCAGTCCAAATCCAGACTCCACATTCTTAATAAATAAGCTTTGATGGCTCAGACTGAAGACAAATTTGAAACCGCAACCACATTGGTATACTCAGATCTAATATTCGACAATGAAGTCATTTCTATGCAGATCGGGCCTGATCCTATAGATTAAGAATATTCGAAATGCCTGACTGATTATTTCACAACTACCTGACTGAACCCAGTCTCTCTGCTGGTTTCTCCATTCCAATGCGGAAACTTGAAATAAAATTAGACACATAATTATTTCAGGGCATAATGTGACTCACCTGGGACACACAAAACTGTCTGAATAATAACTTTCACTGCAGACTTACCATGTGTCAGTCACCTTATACACTTTgccttatttaattcttaaaacttAAAAAGTGAATAGGTGTTGTCACCCTTTTTAAAGATAAGAAGATTGAAGCCTAGAGATGTTAGATATCtcatccaaagtgacacagcTACTAAAGGGTGGAGACAGGAGTTGACCACAGGGAGTCTGAATCCAAAGTTTAAGCTCAGATCAACCACACTATCCTACGTTTAGAAAGCAAATATTTAAGACATTTACCTTCTGAGAGGAAGAGAGTATCTTTGCATAAAGGTGTAAACATCCATAACACACTGCCCTCCCTCCCACGCATTTAGTAATTATTTCTTGACATCACCTGTACTGCGGGTTATCATTATTATGCCAGGTCTGCATCTTGTCCTTCTGGTGCACGGGAAACATGTCCACCACTAAAAGCTGGAACAGCTCGTCAGTGACCATGTTCATCTTCCTGGGATTTGCAGACCACCCGGAACTCCAGGCCCCCCTCTTTGTGATCTTCCTGGGCATCTATCTCGTGACTTTGACCTGGAATCTGGCCCTCATTTTTCTGATCAGAGGCGACATCCGTCTATACACACCgatgtacttcttcctcagcaACCTGTCCTTCATCGACATTTGCTACTCTTCCGCCGTGGCTCCCAAGATGCTCACCGACTTCTTCCGGGAACAGAAGACCATATCATTCTTCGGCTGTGctgctcagttttttttctttgttggcaTGGGTCTAACTGAATGCTTCCTCCTGACTGCTATGGCATACGACCGATACGCAGCCATCTCCAGCCCCCTGCTCTACACTGCGGTCATGTCCCAGGGCCTCTGTACACGCATGGTGGTTGGGGCCTATGTCGGTGGCTTCCTGAGCTCCCTGGTCCAGGCCAGCTCCATCTTTCAGCTCCACTTCTGTGGACCCAATGTCATCAACCATTTCTTCTGTGACCTCCCACCAGTCCTGGCACTTTCTTGCTCTGACACCTTCCTCAGTCAGGTGGTGAGTTTCCTTGTGGTGGTCTCTGTTGGGGGCACATCATTCCTCATCCTCCTCATCTCCTACTGTTACATAGTGGCTGCCGTCTTGAAGATTCACTCAGTGGAAGGCCGAAGGAAAGCCTTCAACACGTGTGCCTCACATCTGATGGTGGTGACTCTCTTGTTTGGAACAGCTCTTTTCATGTACCTAAGACCCAGCTCCAGCTACTCACTTGGCAGAGACAAGGTGGTCTCTGTGTTCTATTCACTGGTGATCCCCATGCTGAACCCGCTCATTTACAGTTTGAGGAACAAAGAGATCAAAGATGCCCTGTGGAAGGTgttggagaaaaagaaagtgtTTTCCTAGCTCGTGACTGAAAACGTATTTCTCCAAACTCCTGGAGGCTTCAATGAACCAAGGCATTTACCTCCACCTCTGGCTTAGGTAAGTGATATGTTCTGTGTGCATTTTGAAAATGGAGGCTCCTCCTGCTGGATTCCCTCACCATTCCTCACGGTCATCTGTCTACTGATTCCCACCATGGATAGTCGAAAGCAGGGAGAGATTACTTCAGAAAAAAgcgaaaacaaaaaaaacttcgCAGAATAACCTATTCTCACAATTGGTATTACAACCACCACCTTTTACTGGGTGCTTAATATGTACCAGGCACAAAAGTTATTTAAGTAAATACTGCGTGCAGTGCTATGATGCACATAGCACTATCCCTATattccaaatgaggaaacaagGCCCCAGCAAGGAAAACTGACATGCCTGGGGTCATACAGGAAGTAAGGGGCAGAGCTCCCATTCAGACCCAGGTcttcctgactccagagcccatgctctaCCCAAATGCTGCTTTCCGTACTCAACAACAAACAGCCCTGAAGTTGTCCAAGTGTAAAGAGCTTATTACTAGCATATGgaagaattcaaaaagatacactatGTGCAG is a window of Vicugna pacos chromosome 10, VicPac4, whole genome shotgun sequence DNA encoding:
- the LOC102530247 gene encoding olfactory receptor 5A1, which gives rise to MSTTKSWNSSSVTMFIFLGFADHPELQAPLFVIFLGIYLVTLTWNLALIFLIRGDIRLYTPMYFFLSNLSFIDICYSSAVAPKMLTDFFREQKTISFFGCAAQFFFFVGMGLTECFLLTAMAYDRYAAISSPLLYTAVMSQGLCTRMVVGAYVGGFLSSLVQASSIFQLHFCGPNVINHFFCDLPPVLALSCSDTFLSQVVSFLVVVSVGGTSFLILLISYCYIVAAVLKIHSVEGRRKAFNTCASHLMVVTLLFGTALFMYLRPSSSYSLGRDKVVSVFYSLVIPMLNPLIYSLRNKEIKDALWKVLEKKKVFS